A region from the Metarhizium brunneum chromosome 7, complete sequence genome encodes:
- the HYES gene encoding Soluble epoxide hydrolase produces MTVRTVSTLALAALNTFVTASANGATQPFDSWSHGRVQLDDVSIHFRYAGSGPPMLLVHGNPQHSYTWRTIGPILANQYTVIAPDNRGTGDSSIPEDNNYSSEAMAGDLKGLLDFLKINQTLVFSHDKGSGPAVALAAQHPSLVPALGVSEYLLPGFGYEESSCPSSTWDLYSNWQLAFFSVPDAAEFFIRGKEKEMLAWYFYHQSYSGNEAIPEPVLQRYASSISKPGFLRSMLGPFSTASVRADNKFFTEVLRDAPLQMPMIAIGAEASFAPESTIREVWGPVASNLTVDITPKSGHWIADENPEWVAERLREYFGGIRGNIQPADLSWLSNRTTLV; encoded by the exons ATGACTGTGCGGACTGTCTCAACGCTAGCCTTGGCGGCTCTCAATACCTTTGTTACCGCATCCGCAAATGGCGCCACGCAACCTTTTGATAGCTGGTCGCACGGTCGCGTTCAGTTGGACGACGTGAGCATACATTTTCGATACGCGGGGTCTGGCCCGCCGATGCTACTTGTCCACGGCAACCCTCAGCATAGC TATACGTGGCGCACGATTGGTCCCATCCTGGCGAACCAGTACACCGTCATTGCTCCCGACAACCGCGGTACGGGCGATAGCTCAATCCCGGAAGACAACAACTACAGCtccgaggccatggcaggCGACCTGAAAGGGCTTCTTGACTTTCTGAAAATCAACCAGACTTTAGTCTTCTCCCACGACAAAGGTTCCGGTCCCGCCGTTGCTCTTGCTGCCCAGcatccaagtctggtgcctgCTCTGGGCGTTTCCGAGTATTTGCTCCCTGGATTCGGCTACGAGGAAAGCAGCTGTCCGTCATCAACGTGGGATCTATACTCTAATTGGCAACTTGCCTTCTTTAGCGTACCGGATGCGGCTGAGTTTTTCATCCGAGGAAAGGAGAAGGAAATGCTGGCCTGGTACTTTTACCATCAAAGCTACTCGGGCAACGAAGCCATACCGGAGCCGGTACTGCAACGCTACGCCAGCAGCATTAGCAAGCCAGGCTTCCTGCGCAGCATGCTGGGGCCCTTTTCTACTGCGAGCGTGAGAGCAGACAACAAATTTTTCACCGAGGTGCTACGGGACGCACCTTTGCAGATGCCAATGATTGCGATTGGGGCAGAAGCTAGCTTTGCTCCTGAGAGCACGATACGGGAGGTATGGGGTCCTGTTGCGTCCAACTTGACGGTAGATATTACGCCTAAATCTGGACATTGGATCGCCGATGAAAACCCGGAATGGGTCGCTGAGCGTTTGCGGGAGTactttggcggcatcagGGGGAACATTCAGCCAGCGGATCTGTCATGGCTGAGCAATAGAACTACACTTGTTTAG